From a region of the Apibacter sp. B3706 genome:
- a CDS encoding HIRAN domain-containing protein — protein sequence MKMFIYFVFFIIIFLIIIIEINKSKPSKNLVENNKEATCKEVPKYYKNKKLNPYSYPCPENKRGVLNIEFFVTGTHYKAMRVDKERQTIIHQMKVHNTVTIEKEPDNPYDPRSIVVLNEKGEDLGYIRKIDQFKLLPYLDANKFIIAAHIYRFYTNEYGKNVIIRVSIGEILK from the coding sequence ATGAAAATGTTCATCTATTTTGTCTTTTTTATAATAATATTTCTTATAATTATTATAGAAATAAATAAAAGCAAACCTTCTAAAAACCTAGTTGAAAACAACAAGGAAGCTACCTGCAAAGAAGTACCCAAATACTATAAAAATAAAAAATTAAATCCCTATTCATACCCGTGCCCCGAAAATAAACGGGGGGTGTTAAATATAGAATTTTTTGTTACAGGTACTCATTATAAAGCCATGAGGGTAGATAAAGAAAGGCAAACAATTATACACCAAATGAAAGTCCACAATACCGTAACGATTGAAAAAGAACCGGATAACCCTTACGATCCCCGCTCAATAGTAGTTTTAAATGAAAAAGGAGAAGATCTGGGATATATTAGAAAGATAGACCAATTTAAACTGCTTCCTTATTTGGATGCGAATAAGTTTATAATTGCTGCCCATATATACCGATTTTATACTAATGAATACGGAAAAAACGTAATTATACGCGTGTCAATCGGCGAAATATTAAAATAA
- a CDS encoding phage tail tape measure protein gives MSKSNVTNQQIKIKINGKEIKNTLADMGLEIGKLTKELRNLDKTDPQFKNKVAELKKAKEAYADLKNEIKGVPGFFDKMTLSVKSFYSALGLAIGVQTFVTALSNAYSIVKDFDSAQSELAAILGKNKIEIAGLTALTLKLGATTAFTATQATQAATELAKLGFSVNEIKQSLGGIIDGAVALGSEIPETAELVAATLKAFGLQAQDTTRVVSVLAAGANATSLGFESLKTSLGNVAPAAAAANLSIEQTVALLGLITDNGIDASTAGTSLRNMLIKLADSGMPLQEALNQIADSQNQLTKATELFDVRSAVSAIALASQKDKVTELTDALTGQEAVLKQMAKTRLDNLEGSVTLFKSAWEGLVLSIEKGDGIIGSSIRNFVDLGTSLLNLITPVQGLSGELQEQQVQMNLLAIEVLRVSEKEEQRHEAIERLKSSYPEFLNYLSDENISNKQLMEALDKINAQYARKISIAKGQEELTRSLKNQKETTEELGKAQQELLKTLLDISNTIPEIKVNFSAQDLAAETQRVLDEMYKLGEGWSLNYFKLQRLSTKYVTAAHALNGYNKEVDEARTKNDRLVNAVEKQESAHLSTIITYNKASEVIEKYKNGLLTQGEAYFSLSKNQTASSAELLAFEKLVSNFSNNTLQSFITQLAKENMAVESSREVIKNAAVTYQSLQDAKNKYIALFPESIQKTKELKKSIDGLTLSEILEKTQLLERITYLDKNIQMNTLMGASLDALRGKYNEIAKTQDDLSSINGVKSKINDLNAKYNSANTSEERSKLKKEIAELQKIEDEMTGKAEEQRRKKAEESMKKAAQAAKKLEEKNNAERKKLQEAAKNEAEKFQKQLLTAERKYQDEHYSLLKNGYDKDLILLNIEYTRKKEDISNEIKSLEALSKEYEKKASIASKLGDRDTSDKFKKLAEEQVQIIQIKEETITALEKKHAAQRLKLIYDYRRKEIEKTKENYENEIRNLQIRYEEELSFITDLETAKIILLKYYGENEIKNLRTINEAKKKLIYAQEKELYEMQLEQLNELRTQLNDELQKNADNEYNGLDIIFTEEQLEEKKKQLNDVILLMNKIQSILTGKKVDKDKEDKEEKDKERSKILSGIDLLGFSGDEWENAFKNLDTWSGKLKAVTMSVQALHNVWDSLYQMQAASTQKSIKYYERETSRKKELLKNQLEQGYINQSQYDAKVQKLEEKMAEKRADLEYKSDLQKYRMDISKAISNTALGVTRALSSANFVLASLVAAQGGLQVGIITNNKPQKGYVDGGVTTGLGFTDNSGHEVAGIVHAKEYVIPEWLRQDPQIARLEKYIEYKRTGGKNSIEAEEITPSAPSAASQKYTDDLGVFLKENIALLQNLKNNGVIAYVSDDFKTTTHLIDRQKKVKEILNNAKIV, from the coding sequence ATGAGTAAATCAAATGTCACCAACCAACAAATAAAAATTAAAATTAACGGCAAAGAGATTAAAAACACTCTGGCCGATATGGGGTTGGAAATTGGTAAATTAACCAAAGAACTGCGGAATTTAGACAAAACCGACCCGCAATTTAAAAACAAAGTAGCCGAACTAAAAAAAGCTAAGGAAGCCTACGCCGATTTAAAAAATGAAATTAAAGGAGTCCCCGGCTTTTTTGATAAAATGACCTTAAGCGTCAAGAGTTTTTATTCGGCCTTAGGATTAGCGATTGGAGTACAAACATTCGTAACGGCCCTTTCCAATGCTTACTCCATAGTCAAAGACTTTGATTCGGCACAATCCGAATTGGCCGCCATACTGGGTAAAAACAAGATAGAGATTGCCGGGCTGACGGCCTTAACTCTGAAACTAGGAGCAACCACGGCCTTTACGGCAACTCAGGCTACACAAGCAGCTACAGAATTGGCTAAATTAGGTTTTTCCGTAAACGAAATAAAACAATCTCTGGGAGGCATTATAGACGGAGCCGTTGCGTTAGGTTCCGAAATTCCCGAAACAGCAGAATTGGTAGCCGCTACCTTGAAAGCGTTCGGCTTGCAAGCGCAAGATACCACGCGGGTAGTGTCTGTTTTGGCTGCCGGAGCTAACGCCACTTCTCTGGGGTTTGAAAGCCTGAAAACTTCTTTGGGAAATGTTGCCCCGGCAGCAGCGGCAGCCAATTTAAGCATTGAGCAAACAGTGGCTTTATTGGGTTTAATAACCGATAATGGTATTGATGCTTCAACGGCGGGCACTTCGTTGCGTAATATGCTAATTAAACTGGCAGACAGCGGGATGCCTTTACAAGAAGCGTTAAATCAAATTGCCGATTCTCAAAACCAATTAACTAAGGCCACGGAATTGTTTGATGTGAGATCTGCCGTATCGGCCATTGCTCTGGCTTCTCAAAAAGATAAAGTTACGGAGCTTACCGATGCCTTAACCGGTCAGGAAGCCGTATTAAAACAAATGGCTAAAACCCGACTGGACAATCTGGAAGGAAGCGTGACACTCTTTAAATCGGCGTGGGAAGGATTGGTTTTATCCATTGAAAAAGGCGACGGGATCATCGGAAGTTCAATTCGAAATTTCGTTGATCTGGGTACTTCTTTGCTCAATCTAATAACCCCTGTACAAGGTTTGTCGGGTGAATTACAAGAACAACAAGTGCAAATGAATTTGTTGGCCATAGAGGTTTTAAGAGTTTCCGAAAAAGAGGAACAAAGACATGAAGCCATCGAACGTTTAAAATCTTCTTACCCTGAATTTCTGAACTATTTATCGGATGAAAATATAAGCAATAAACAACTGATGGAAGCATTGGATAAAATCAATGCGCAATATGCCCGCAAAATATCAATAGCAAAAGGACAGGAAGAATTAACCCGTTCCCTGAAAAATCAAAAAGAGACTACGGAAGAGCTGGGAAAAGCTCAACAAGAATTATTAAAAACATTACTCGATATTTCCAACACAATTCCGGAAATTAAAGTAAATTTTTCTGCACAAGATTTAGCTGCCGAAACCCAAAGAGTATTGGATGAAATGTATAAATTGGGGGAAGGATGGAGCTTGAATTATTTTAAATTGCAAAGATTATCTACTAAATATGTAACGGCTGCTCATGCGTTAAATGGATATAATAAAGAAGTTGATGAAGCAAGAACCAAAAATGACAGGTTAGTTAATGCGGTAGAAAAACAAGAAAGTGCCCATTTATCTACCATCATTACCTACAATAAAGCCTCTGAAGTAATTGAAAAATACAAAAACGGATTACTCACACAAGGAGAGGCTTATTTTTCTCTGAGTAAAAATCAAACGGCCTCTTCTGCAGAACTTCTAGCCTTTGAAAAATTGGTGTCAAATTTTTCAAATAATACCTTACAATCTTTTATCACACAACTGGCCAAAGAAAATATGGCCGTGGAAAGCTCGCGAGAAGTGATAAAAAATGCAGCGGTTACCTATCAATCACTTCAAGATGCTAAAAATAAATATATAGCCTTATTCCCTGAATCCATCCAAAAAACTAAGGAATTAAAAAAATCCATTGATGGGTTAACTCTCTCTGAAATTTTGGAAAAAACACAGTTGTTAGAACGCATTACCTATTTAGATAAAAATATTCAAATGAATACGTTGATGGGGGCATCCTTAGACGCATTAAGGGGTAAATACAATGAAATAGCTAAAACCCAAGACGATCTAAGTTCCATAAACGGGGTAAAAAGTAAAATAAACGATTTAAATGCAAAATATAATAGTGCAAATACGTCAGAAGAACGCTCAAAACTTAAAAAAGAAATAGCAGAACTTCAAAAAATAGAAGATGAAATGACCGGAAAGGCCGAAGAGCAAAGAAGGAAAAAAGCAGAAGAATCGATGAAAAAAGCAGCACAAGCGGCAAAAAAATTAGAAGAAAAAAACAATGCTGAAAGAAAAAAATTGCAAGAAGCGGCAAAGAATGAAGCAGAAAAATTTCAAAAACAATTGCTTACTGCTGAAAGAAAATATCAGGATGAACATTACTCGCTTTTAAAAAACGGCTACGATAAAGACCTGATCCTTTTAAATATTGAATATACACGGAAAAAAGAAGATATTTCAAATGAAATTAAATCTTTGGAGGCCTTGTCAAAAGAATATGAAAAAAAAGCTTCCATCGCTTCAAAATTAGGGGACCGAGACACTTCGGATAAATTCAAAAAATTAGCCGAAGAACAAGTTCAGATTATCCAAATAAAAGAAGAAACGATAACCGCTTTAGAAAAAAAACATGCCGCTCAAAGACTTAAATTAATTTATGATTATCGCCGAAAAGAAATTGAAAAAACAAAAGAGAATTATGAAAATGAAATACGTAATCTTCAAATCAGATATGAGGAGGAATTATCATTTATTACTGATTTAGAAACAGCAAAAATTATTCTTTTAAAATACTATGGTGAAAATGAAATAAAAAATCTGCGTACCATTAACGAGGCTAAGAAAAAATTAATTTATGCCCAAGAAAAAGAATTATATGAAATGCAACTTGAACAATTGAACGAATTACGTACACAATTGAATGACGAATTGCAAAAAAATGCCGATAATGAATACAACGGGTTAGATATTATTTTTACGGAAGAACAACTCGAAGAAAAAAAGAAACAATTGAATGATGTCATTTTACTGATGAATAAAATCCAATCCATTTTAACGGGTAAAAAAGTTGATAAAGATAAAGAAGATAAGGAGGAAAAGGATAAAGAACGTTCAAAAATCCTTTCAGGAATTGACTTACTCGGTTTTTCCGGTGACGAATGGGAAAACGCTTTTAAAAATTTAGACACATGGAGTGGAAAATTAAAAGCCGTTACCATGTCGGTACAAGCTCTGCACAACGTTTGGGATTCTTTATATCAAATGCAAGCCGCATCAACTCAAAAATCAATCAAATATTACGAACGCGAAACCTCACGAAAAAAAGAATTGCTTAAAAATCAGTTAGAACAAGGATATATCAATCAATCACAATACGATGCAAAGGTTCAAAAATTGGAAGAAAAAATGGCTGAAAAACGGGCGGATCTAGAGTATAAATCTGATCTTCAAAAATACCGAATGGATATATCTAAAGCTATTTCAAATACAGCTTTAGGGGTTACCCGGGCATTATCGTCCGCTAATTTTGTTTTAGCTTCCTTAGTTGCTGCGCAAGGAGGTCTTCAAGTAGGCATCATAACTAATAATAAACCGCAAAAAGGATATGTCGACGGGGGGGTAACTACCGGCTTAGGCTTTACGGACAATTCCGGCCATGAAGTAGCGGGAATCGTTCACGCCAAAGAATATGTAATTCCTGAATGGTTGCGACAGGATCCTCAAATAGCCCGTTTAGAAAAATATATTGAATATAAAAGAACCGGAGGTAAAAACTCCATAGAAGCCGAAGAGATTACCCCTTCAGCGCCTTCAGCAGCCTCTCAAAAATATACGGATGACTTAGGGGTGTTTTTGAAAGAAAATATAGCCTTACTTCAAAATTTAAAAAATAACGGAGTAATAGCCTATGTGTCGGATGATTTTAAAACTACCACACATTTAATAGACCGACAGAAAAAAGTTAAAGAAATTTTAAATAACGCTAAAATAGTTTAA
- a CDS encoding DNA adenine methylase, translating to MRCKNKVLKLAFSGSKYRRIPDIYDLIKSKKYNRIVEVFGGSCCISNNMLRDKVVNQAVANDFDGYFEKFEENIIFKENLIKQLLQKGFKKSESMLSTEKQEYLKKLLSPIKEDKNLLAFLAKNFAHSAVRATETIDIKDFNYLRGELSTRQERLYYEELKNVQLYRLHYEDFISKYVQNDDKTTLVVLDPPYMNARQKQYQNTTYFGITETLKLLNLMKDKRNDFLFFNMRKDDTTALLDLLNLKYTYQTRLTSISKNNVREDFLAYITF from the coding sequence ATGAGATGTAAAAACAAAGTCCTGAAATTAGCTTTTTCGGGATCAAAATACAGAAGAATACCGGATATATATGATTTAATAAAATCAAAAAAATACAATAGAATAGTAGAAGTTTTTGGCGGCTCGTGTTGTATTTCTAATAATATGTTGAGAGATAAGGTCGTCAATCAGGCCGTTGCTAATGATTTTGACGGATATTTTGAAAAATTCGAAGAAAATATAATTTTTAAAGAAAATCTTATAAAACAACTGTTACAAAAAGGATTTAAAAAATCAGAAAGCATGCTTTCCACGGAAAAACAAGAATATCTAAAAAAATTATTAAGCCCGATTAAAGAAGATAAAAACTTACTTGCATTTCTCGCCAAAAATTTTGCGCATAGTGCGGTCCGTGCAACTGAAACTATAGATATAAAAGATTTCAATTATTTAAGGGGTGAGTTGTCGACACGTCAAGAAAGACTTTATTATGAAGAATTAAAAAATGTACAGCTTTATCGATTACATTATGAAGATTTTATCAGTAAATACGTGCAAAATGACGACAAAACCACTTTGGTAGTTTTGGATCCCCCCTATATGAACGCGCGACAAAAACAATATCAAAATACCACGTATTTCGGTATCACGGAGACGTTAAAACTATTAAATCTAATGAAGGATAAAAGAAATGATTTTTTATTTTTTAACATGCGTAAAGACGATACTACTGCTTTATTGGACTTATTAAATCTTAAATATACCTACCAAACGCGCCTGACATCAATTTCAAAAAATAATGTACGGGAAGATTTTTTAGCTTATATAACCTTTTAA
- a CDS encoding DUF2723 domain-containing protein, protein MKLNYNKLNNLTGWFVFIIAAITYLLTIEPNFSFWDCGEYISSAVKLEVTHSPGAVFFQILGAVWAILAFGDPTKYSIVINAMSAIMSAFAILFLFWTITHMVRKTLFLHTEPKEFTSYQIATILLSGAVGALTFTFTDTFWFSAVEGEVYAAASCFTALLLWLMCKWENDLSDSRSNKWLILISLLIGLSVGIHLMVILVVPTLGYIYYAKKYTFTWKSFIWANIAIGGVFLAVFKIIFPFTMSFFGKCEIFFVNNLQMPFNTGSIVAFILLIVAFYFALRYTSNHGYKTGNTIILSILFMLIGFSSWVVLPIRAKANPPINLNDPDNAIGMLDYYNRAQYGDWPVFYGANYTAYLDPNGIIGTEDNGPIYEKDENSGRYIETGRRVNYKFNPEQVSIFPRMYNPDPSVIENYGLMEGYPDFTLNSKYIGNPEAQKVFDELVRKKKTGEISVRDYQMAKQNELINVKKPTLGQNLDFMMTYQMGYMFIRYFLWNFAGRQNDLQGNYESTKGNWISGIKFLDNLRLGDQDKLPQAYVNKATNKYYFLPLLLGLIGFFFQLNRDPGRNFSLIALFLLASVGIILYTSIKAFEPRERDYALVTSFYTFAIWIGMGVTAIMFLLNKLKQRQIGLIIGFLALGVPVLVGFQNWDDHDRSRRYTAYDFSKSYLQSLDANHPILFVYGDNDTYPLWALQETEEFRSDAKVVNFTLLGTAWYIDQVQRRTYKAPGIPSSLSHDEFRDGVNDQVILLNRDFWKQIFDNLPADSIPADILPFKKYAISDTISAKEAINFLRNKKEQSAIKDLYTYVTERDYRGTDVGFIPVNKISLPVNKENALKYGIVKPEDSKLMVNKVVLSINKQALYKDGLAMLDLLANYNWDRSIYFSSGGTYSQSNIMFAQNYLEYQGLISKLVPIYTPETNNGEQGRINPNTIYNLVMNYKFGNLKDPKAYFDETCRSNILNYRMSCGRAAIALAKSGDKKRAKDILELINKEIPISMYPATPSYNSIISGYFLIGKEKEGLKLAEAYKDQIFKELNYYLSLPLHDQTFATDDMSKLSSYYTLIVDNIVNTYLELNQRDKAIAYITESMKPLDKRLKTFEMLGKNNAKDQKVSLQNLMYSYGQMLQVLHPIDSVYEKEKAEEISNIIMKLD, encoded by the coding sequence ATGAAGTTAAATTACAATAAATTAAATAACCTTACCGGATGGTTTGTTTTTATTATAGCAGCAATAACTTATTTATTAACAATTGAACCCAATTTCAGTTTTTGGGATTGTGGTGAATATATATCTTCAGCGGTTAAGCTGGAAGTTACTCATTCACCGGGAGCCGTATTTTTTCAAATATTGGGAGCCGTTTGGGCGATCTTAGCCTTTGGCGATCCCACCAAATATTCCATAGTTATAAATGCTATGTCTGCTATTATGAGTGCATTTGCCATATTATTTTTATTCTGGACAATTACTCATATGGTTCGTAAAACTCTGTTTTTACATACCGAACCTAAAGAATTTACTTCCTATCAGATCGCTACCATCTTATTAAGTGGGGCAGTAGGGGCGTTAACTTTTACTTTTACCGATACTTTTTGGTTTTCAGCAGTTGAAGGAGAAGTTTATGCGGCAGCTTCCTGTTTTACCGCTTTGCTGTTGTGGCTTATGTGTAAGTGGGAAAATGATTTATCTGATTCCCGATCCAATAAGTGGCTTATTTTAATATCCCTGCTTATCGGTCTGTCGGTTGGAATCCATTTAATGGTAATATTAGTGGTTCCTACATTAGGATATATTTATTATGCTAAAAAATATACCTTTACTTGGAAAAGTTTTATATGGGCCAATATTGCTATTGGCGGTGTATTTTTAGCCGTTTTCAAAATTATATTTCCTTTTACGATGTCTTTCTTCGGAAAATGTGAAATATTTTTTGTAAATAATCTTCAAATGCCATTTAATACAGGTTCAATAGTGGCATTCATACTTTTAATTGTTGCTTTTTATTTTGCCTTACGATATACATCCAATCATGGATATAAAACAGGAAATACCATTATTTTATCGATTTTGTTTATGCTTATCGGTTTTTCAAGTTGGGTAGTACTTCCTATACGTGCTAAAGCAAATCCTCCTATAAATTTAAATGATCCCGACAATGCAATAGGTATGTTGGATTATTATAACAGGGCTCAATATGGTGATTGGCCGGTGTTTTACGGAGCTAATTATACTGCATATTTAGATCCTAACGGAATTATTGGAACCGAGGATAATGGCCCTATTTATGAAAAGGATGAAAACTCAGGCAGGTATATTGAAACAGGCAGAAGGGTTAATTATAAGTTTAATCCGGAGCAAGTCAGTATATTTCCACGAATGTATAATCCTGATCCTAGTGTTATTGAAAATTACGGATTAATGGAAGGATACCCCGATTTTACTTTAAATTCGAAATATATTGGTAATCCTGAAGCACAAAAGGTTTTTGATGAGTTAGTGAGGAAAAAGAAAACGGGAGAAATATCTGTTCGTGATTATCAAATGGCTAAACAAAATGAGCTAATTAATGTTAAAAAACCAACCTTAGGCCAAAACTTGGATTTTATGATGACCTATCAAATGGGATATATGTTTATACGATATTTTCTATGGAATTTTGCCGGTCGTCAAAATGATTTACAAGGAAATTATGAATCCACCAAAGGAAATTGGATCAGCGGTATTAAATTTTTAGACAATTTACGTTTGGGAGACCAAGACAAATTACCACAAGCATATGTGAACAAAGCTACCAATAAATATTATTTTTTACCATTGTTATTAGGTTTAATAGGATTCTTCTTTCAACTAAACAGAGATCCGGGTAGAAACTTTTCTTTAATAGCTTTATTTTTATTAGCCAGCGTGGGTATTATCTTATACACCAGTATAAAAGCATTTGAACCCAGGGAACGTGATTATGCATTAGTAACTTCCTTTTACACTTTTGCTATTTGGATAGGGATGGGAGTGACAGCAATTATGTTTTTATTAAATAAACTTAAACAAAGGCAAATAGGTCTTATTATTGGTTTTCTTGCTTTAGGAGTTCCTGTTTTGGTTGGATTCCAAAATTGGGACGATCATGATAGAAGCAGGAGATATACGGCTTATGATTTTTCAAAAAGCTATTTACAAAGTTTAGATGCAAATCATCCTATACTTTTTGTATATGGAGATAACGATACATATCCGTTATGGGCATTACAAGAAACCGAAGAATTTAGATCAGATGCCAAAGTGGTTAATTTTACTTTGTTGGGTACTGCATGGTATATTGATCAGGTTCAGAGAAGAACTTATAAAGCACCCGGTATTCCTTCTTCTTTATCTCATGATGAATTCAGAGATGGCGTTAATGATCAGGTTATTTTATTAAATAGAGATTTTTGGAAGCAAATTTTTGATAATCTTCCGGCAGACAGTATACCTGCGGATATTCTTCCATTTAAGAAATATGCAATTTCTGATACTATATCTGCTAAAGAAGCCATTAATTTTCTTAGAAATAAAAAAGAACAATCTGCTATTAAAGATTTATATACATATGTAACTGAAAGGGATTATAGAGGAACAGATGTTGGATTTATTCCTGTTAACAAAATATCTTTGCCTGTAAACAAGGAGAATGCGTTAAAATATGGAATAGTTAAACCCGAAGATTCTAAATTGATGGTAAACAAGGTAGTACTATCAATAAATAAACAAGCTTTATATAAAGACGGTTTAGCTATGTTGGATTTACTTGCCAATTACAATTGGGATCGTTCCATTTATTTTAGTTCAGGGGGAACCTATTCTCAATCTAATATCATGTTTGCACAAAATTACTTGGAATATCAAGGTTTAATTTCAAAATTAGTGCCTATATACACTCCCGAAACCAATAACGGGGAACAAGGTAGAATAAATCCTAATACGATTTATAACTTAGTTATGAATTATAAATTTGGAAATTTAAAAGATCCGAAAGCTTATTTTGATGAAACTTGTAGAAGTAATATTTTAAATTATAGAATGTCTTGTGGAAGAGCTGCTATCGCTTTAGCTAAAAGTGGAGACAAAAAAAGGGCCAAAGATATTTTAGAGTTAATCAATAAAGAGATTCCAATATCTATGTATCCCGCTACGCCTTCTTATAACTCAATCATATCCGGTTATTTTCTTATTGGAAAAGAAAAAGAAGGGTTAAAACTAGCAGAAGCATATAAAGATCAAATTTTTAAGGAATTAAATTATTATTTATCATTACCACTACACGATCAAACGTTTGCTACCGATGATATGAGTAAACTATCTAGTTATTATACACTTATTGTTGATAATATTGTAAATACTTATCTGGAATTAAATCAAAGAGATAAAGCTATAGCATATATCACAGAATCAATGAAACCTTTAGATAAAAGATTAAAAACTTTTGAGATGTTAGGTAAAAATAATGCGAAAGATCAAAAAGTATCTCTTCAGAATTTGATGTATTCCTACGGACAGATGCTTCAAGTTTTGCATCCTATTGATTCTGTATATGAAAAAGAAAAAGCAGAAGAAATTTCAAATATTATTATGAAGTTAGACTAA
- a CDS encoding N-acetylmuramoyl-L-alanine amidase: MRKVAIVVGHAKNNPGAFSKWLKPEWEYNLNVAEELKKNNSSLYSIFCHEGYDGGYYAMEKRTANKINAEAFDLVLELHYNSASPMAHGTECCYWFASKKGKEYAQNISSEISRYFYTTNRGIKALYNKNDRGYWFTYLMKAPAVIVEPFFGSNEFDSLKFQDPVKYAQALHKIIASL, translated from the coding sequence ATGAGAAAAGTAGCGATAGTTGTCGGGCATGCCAAAAACAATCCGGGCGCTTTTTCTAAATGGTTAAAGCCCGAATGGGAATATAATTTAAACGTGGCCGAAGAACTAAAAAAAAATAATTCTTCCTTATATAGTATTTTTTGCCATGAAGGATATGACGGCGGTTATTATGCGATGGAAAAACGAACCGCCAATAAAATAAATGCAGAAGCATTTGATTTAGTTTTGGAATTACACTACAATTCGGCTTCTCCTATGGCTCACGGAACCGAATGTTGTTACTGGTTCGCCAGTAAAAAAGGGAAAGAATATGCGCAAAATATATCTTCCGAAATTAGCCGTTATTTTTACACTACGAATAGGGGTATAAAAGCATTATATAATAAGAATGATCGGGGCTATTGGTTCACCTACTTAATGAAAGCGCCTGCTGTGATTGTTGAGCCGTTTTTTGGTTCCAATGAATTTGATTCCTTAAAATTTCAAGATCCTGTAAAATACGCACAAGCATTACATAAAATTATTGCCTCCTTATGA
- a CDS encoding site-specific integrase has protein sequence MEELRNKHFQTCTGIYTAMKARFYRRKNKNKNGEYLMYLHVCGNGKQLKLSLGFTVKDNEFDSSTQKIIGKESRHKELQLLLDNVQSKVTAVKTFYWLSNKILTPEKLIEELKNNIPRGEFTSFFEYELSQEKTILKDGTYRRHQSILMNLRKFKKEIYFSEIDETFLDNYKSYFLKTRNYNTYYSNLKVIKKYLRKASKKGIPLKIDIDTIKIKNIRSNRVALTPEEVKKLYNFYVSEFILPGEKIPIGIFLFSCYTGLRISDLKKLTREQIFTGILEFIPVKTELSKPYMHRVRVNNKALSIVEQVPELFTRWIAEQNINEVIKRVTQKLNIKKEVSLHVGRHTFATNYLRAGGKVEQLQKLLNHTSIKETMIYVHMVEAEEDESIFLLDNLF, from the coding sequence ATGGAAGAACTTAGAAATAAACATTTTCAAACGTGTACAGGTATATACACAGCTATGAAAGCCAGATTTTACAGAAGAAAGAATAAAAATAAAAACGGAGAATACCTTATGTATCTTCATGTATGTGGTAATGGAAAGCAACTAAAGTTATCTTTAGGCTTTACAGTAAAAGATAATGAGTTTGATTCATCAACTCAAAAAATTATCGGCAAAGAATCAAGACATAAAGAATTACAGCTTTTACTGGATAATGTGCAGTCTAAAGTAACCGCCGTAAAAACTTTTTATTGGCTTTCCAACAAAATATTAACCCCCGAAAAATTAATAGAAGAATTAAAAAATAACATACCCAGAGGAGAATTTACTTCCTTTTTTGAGTATGAATTAAGTCAAGAGAAAACCATTTTAAAAGATGGCACATATCGTAGACATCAAAGCATTCTTATGAATTTAAGAAAATTTAAAAAGGAAATTTATTTTTCAGAAATAGACGAAACCTTTTTAGATAATTATAAAAGCTATTTTTTAAAAACAAGAAATTACAATACCTATTACTCCAACCTAAAAGTAATAAAGAAATATTTAAGGAAAGCATCCAAAAAAGGAATCCCTTTAAAGATAGACATAGATACCATTAAAATAAAAAATATAAGATCCAATCGGGTAGCATTAACCCCGGAAGAAGTAAAGAAATTGTACAATTTTTATGTATCGGAATTTATATTACCGGGAGAAAAAATACCGATCGGAATTTTTCTGTTTTCATGCTATACCGGATTGAGGATATCCGACCTTAAAAAATTAACAAGAGAACAAATATTTACCGGAATATTAGAGTTTATACCGGTAAAAACAGAACTGTCAAAACCGTATATGCATCGCGTACGAGTCAATAACAAAGCCTTATCGATTGTTGAGCAGGTCCCCGAATTATTTACCAGATGGATAGCAGAACAAAATATAAATGAGGTTATAAAAAGAGTGACCCAAAAATTAAATATAAAAAAAGAAGTTTCATTACACGTTGGAAGACATACTTTTGCCACCAATTATTTACGCGCCGGAGGCAAAGTTGAGCAGTTACAAAAACTGCTCAATCATACCTCAATAAAAGAAACCATGATTTATGTACATATGGTAGAAGCCGAGGAGGACGAGTCTATTTTTTTATTGGACAATTTATTCTGA